In Halorubrum sp. PV6, a single window of DNA contains:
- a CDS encoding zinc ribbon domain-containing protein — MKLSTRRTVRQWFLDAPSGTAYALYSAALGVTALGVFADAGVVAVAGAGAGVCLYALRDLSRYDMCPRCHSSVNATGERFCATCGERLDEIEAAPPIDERVDERFRPVGLEDLERRDSAERAPAPATDGGESDANEEAR; from the coding sequence ATGAAGCTCTCTACTCGTCGAACGGTTCGGCAGTGGTTCCTTGATGCACCGAGTGGGACGGCGTACGCGCTCTACTCCGCGGCTCTCGGCGTCACAGCCCTCGGCGTCTTCGCTGATGCCGGTGTTGTGGCGGTTGCTGGAGCCGGTGCTGGAGTCTGCCTGTACGCTCTCCGCGACCTCTCGCGCTACGACATGTGTCCGAGGTGCCACTCCTCGGTGAACGCGACGGGCGAGCGGTTCTGTGCGACCTGCGGGGAGCGCCTCGACGAGATCGAGGCGGCACCGCCGATCGACGAGCGCGTCGACGAGCGGTTCCGGCCGGTCGGACTCGAAGACCTAGAGCGCCGAGATTCGGCTGAACGCGCTCCGGCACCGGCGACGGACGGTGGTGAGAGCGACGCAAACGAGGAGGCCCGATGA